The Osmia lignaria lignaria isolate PbOS001 chromosome 3, iyOsmLign1, whole genome shotgun sequence genome includes the window taaaattttgttttctaatgtatgtatgtaaaatgttgtaaatatattttattaatactcTCAATTTAAAGCATTTTAATCCTTTAATAATGTAGTTGAGCTTTATActtttatctttattattatattcaagtagttcaaatattatttaacacgttgactgccacagtAAAAAACCCATACGTATACATACAATTGGTTCATTTTCATAAAATGTAAGCTTTTACACTGGAACCTtgcattattagtataatactaACGTTACTCAAAGTTTGCCCTCttttttactaattattttttGATGATATAAAATTTGTAGCATTGGTTATCAATGATCACCATGGGAATCAACTTGTTAATACAAACTATTCAtcattttacatatttacagCTTTTATTtcactaaataaaaaaaaactaattttctttttaattacataaGGTAAATTCCTTTATGCATTTGTCCTTAATATTAACTAATTGAGgtcttataaatattataagatGTATTCAGAAATAAATGTTCATCCTCTAAGTAGCAGACTGTTTATAATTCTTTGTACTCATTAATTTTTTACCACACATTGCACATATAGCTTTCTTATACGCACATGATTGACAATAATGTGATCCCACTTGATGTACTTTTTGTCTACATATTCTGCAAGTCTCAAACTTAGCAGTATATGGATTAAATCTTGCTTTTCCTGCAGAAAGAGCTTTATTTTCACCAACTTTACGTCCTCCGCTTTCCACCGTATTCCTAGCACCGCTTTTCCATGGATCTGGTGTGATTACCTTTCCCAGTTTTTTCTCACATTTTTCACAAACCATTctgaattaataaattttaatcctaGAACATAAAGGAATGGAACAGGAATAGAAACTTCAATTATTGTAAGTAATGTATTTCTTAATTTAccttataaattttattctctAAGTCAAATacaatataactttttttcattaaattttttattacgaATAATAGTCGTAGTTAAATaacatattaattaagaaaaacaaATAGCAAATAACTAACCTCTATTAAACGTCGCAATATCAAGAGCGAGGTATACTCCAGGAATATAGATAAAATATATTCTATATTTGTTAGTATACtatagttattattatttcgATCCACGAAAGAACGTACTTAATTTGCGCAACTCGGCTAAGTTCAGAAAGCTCTTCCCTGCCTTATGTTACCCCTCTCTACTACCTTTATTCCGCTCGGTTGATCATATATACGGTGgacaaaaatatgtaaataacaagaagagaaatggaggaagaatacaaaaaaatagaaatattatatattcaattttttaagcTATTTGCATATAAAAATTAAGCATTAATTAAGTGCCTTAGCactgaaattaaaagaaaaaaccaAGTTAATCACTTTGGCTTGTGAAcggtttatataaaaatatagtaaTGATCTACCGgaaaattatttgacaaacgaGTAACGGAAGTTGTTATAATTCAAgaattgcaataaaatttaaagaaatagaTTTGAAAGGAAGCGTTATACAACCGAAAACTTATTAAACTCAAAATTCACGATTTTTGTTCATTGGGTATATATGTTCAGCATTACGAACATTGTGAAGGCGCATGCGCGTTGATCTTGGTTACAACCAATCAAAGTTAATGTGCGCAGAATGAACAAAAACTCGTCGTTTGAAAAGTATGATCTTCGGTGAAACGAAGTAATATAGGTACGTTATTAGCAAATGGCGTTTTCCCAACTTTTTGACAAAAATAAGTGATATATATTTCtatgtacacaaaatatatgttctattaaggttcttttataattattggaaataaaatatcatGGTATGAAGTAAGATATTATATCCGTATGCTACatgtttttgaataaaaatatttattagcaAAGTAGACCTCAGAAACGGTGTAACGAAATTATGTCATTtacatttacataaatttttgttaGTTTTTCATTTAAGTGAAAGTTAAGTTTTTCATTAGTTATAATTTGTATGCTtgtatgatttttaataattcttattacTTAAATATGTATTGTTCAATAACTGTTTTTAATTAAGACATATTTGCAAAACAAATCACAACCATaatcatttttcttctatttaatgtatattttatgaGTTTTTTAGAcatattttcaattgtttaggaatcaattattcattatctatccataattaaaatttcttgtgtgctgaattttaatttataataattataatactttATCCATTGTCGTAATTAAGTAAAGACCAAGATGAGCCTGGACCCCCATCCTTCTTTCAGAATGTGAATTGGCCCCCTACCCACATCTCattaaacattatttaatataacgaaTCTCTTGTTTCCTAAGACTGATAGTTTTTATAACAGTTCTTTGCTTTAATACGTCTCTTAACGATCTAATCGAGGAAAAGCTTCGCAATTGTCTGGCATAAAGAATTTGACGCATTTAGAAGCTGGCGCTGACTTTCGGTAGCTTGATTAGAATCACACGATCAGCCCTCTAGACGAAAATAGTGAACAATGTTAGTGGCGGTGAAGGGGGTTGAAGGAAAATTCGACGCTAAGGGTGGTGTACAAGTGCGGGCGCCATCTAGTCCCTCAGTGCCTGACTATCCTCACGGAAGACCCGTGTTCTCGCGTTCTGATTACCAGATTATTGGCGACATTTCGTGTGACAATTTGATTCAGTGTTTCGTGTTATAACTAAAGTGACCAGTGCACGCTTCAGAACGGATACAAAAAGGTAATTTAGACGTAATAACCAAACATATTTTTCTGGCATACTTTGGTCGGGTGGCTGCCATCCTCGATGCCAGCACGCGTTAACGTGTTGGATCGATTCCTCTTTCTCACAAGTCGTGATACGATATGAAACTCCGATAAAAGGCTCGATTACATTATTTCACCTTTCTGTCCTAATCGAAACCTGTCTTTTCATGTATATTCATTCTGCGTGTAGTAAATTTGGGTGAAAAATGTACCACTTTGACGTTCAAAGAGGTCGACTCACCCTCGAAATCTCTGGACAGAAAGACGCTTACAGCCAAAGCCCttattccatttcttttttcctaaaatttctatttgattCGAATTTCCTATAATTTTTATAAGCTTACAATTGAtttaagagaagaaaaagaagaatcttGTACTTGTTCTATGAATCTGAATTAGACGTAAAATCATACGATCGATTCCTCTGTAGTTGAAAGGGATAAATTCGATCCTGTCCCTTAAAATATGAGTCAGACAGACGATACGTAGTTCTTATTCGGATAATGAGAATAAGGGCTTGTTATATTCATGATGCTGTAATTTTGAAATAGATTCAATTACAAATAGGTTCATGTACCATTTTCTTTACTTGAtacaaattgtataaaataaatgattctttctttttttaataatttcgataGTCTTTCGAatacatatttatttgaaaaatcaatCTTTCTGAAGGGTAGCATTGATAAAAGTAGAACATGTTTTTCAATTGTTGGTCCATGATCTTTGAAAAGTTAATATAATTTCGGCGTAATATAATACAAGCGTGTCAAAGTTAACTGCCAAATTTAacacaaaaaatattaataaataatgctATAAAAAAGGATtggattttaaataataaattacatctCGATTCTATCAGCTGAGACTTATAGCTCAAACATACTATAAACGGAACATTTACGGAACTTTTGTTTTatcaatttctattattttattcaactttAGCATACCAATTGGAGAATTATTTTGACCCGGTATATGTACTGGGTTAAAATGACCCGATATTCGATGTATGAAGGTTAATTAACCTTTACTGACCTAATGTATgatttaaagtttaaatttaatcttaacTTTCGCATGCCGAATGtagggtcattttgacccagtATAAAGTTAAAGTAGGTCAGAATTCGTCTGTATTTTCCATAGAAAAAAATTCCTTTCAAATCTGtacaaattgtataaaaataatcttTCAGTTCAAAATAGTTTCTCAACAAGCTaccaataaaaaataataatttataaaaatagttacACCTCTTTGAAAAGCTTATGTAAACAATGAAATTACATACAaatatatagaataaaaataacaaatttttttatcttaattttcataattttgttaCAATACTCAAACTGTATCTATTTACATTAACATTCGagtaattcaattttctacTACCTCATAGTTAAAGAAATACAGTGCTAACCTAAGTATATTTAGTATCATGCTAATATTATTACTTACTTATCAAATAATGTACAGAATTATTTAcggcatttttatttatttcgccGTTGATGTACCAAAACTAAACATCTGGAAAGCGGAAAGCACGCATATTCGTGACACTATACCGTAAGCCTAAGTTACCAAAAGTGGGGAAATTTGGAATACTACATTATGGATGGTCCATATTATACTAGATCCCCGAAAGTTAGGCCATTAAAAGTTCACACGTGTATCTATAATCTATCGTGAAAGGGATTAAGCGAACGGGGAAATACATTTCACAGttgtatgtacatttattaaattatattattgctCCTTTTTTCCGTTCGATGTAGCAggaaattgttatttttgtcATAATTTTTAAtccgttttttattttaaactatgAATACTAATTATAAAACTGTTTAAAATTTTCAGACATCATTTTCTcctaaattttttttcaatataaaaagaaattataaaagctATTGATTACATAAAATATGTGGCTGCTAAGTATTATTAAAGATTAATTAAGATTAAAAAACTTTTCTTGTAtttggttaattaaattttatcttaatattttgcagttAAGTAAGTATCTTGTAAATGTAAAAaagtaaatgtaaaaaataaaactaaaaagTGGGATTGGGGAAGAAGTAGGGAGAAAGCGAAGCAGGGAAGCGTTGATATACGCGGTATATGAGTTAGAATAATAAAGTATatagatatttttcaaattaatcacAAAGGAAAGCTGGTTCAATACAGTAACAAACTGTGCAACACTAAGGTAGACTTAAAATGTGCCGATTGTATCTACTGATGCCAGTGACCTTCTATTGATTCCACGCTCAACGAAGCACGGGCCAAACCCTCGTCCTCTCTTTCGCCCTGTACACACTTTCTCGTCTTTCATCTTCTTTTCTTTATGTTTCTTCTGTTACTGTCTTCATATTTTCCTCAAATCCGCAATACTTTCCTCTTTTTGTCTTT containing:
- the LOC117605466 gene encoding cysteine-rich PDZ-binding protein: MVCEKCEKKLGKVITPDPWKSGARNTVESGGRKVGENKALSAGKARFNPYTAKFETCRICRQKVHQVGSHYCQSCAYKKAICAMCGKKLMSTKNYKQSAT